Proteins from one Erythrolamprus reginae isolate rEryReg1 chromosome 6, rEryReg1.hap1, whole genome shotgun sequence genomic window:
- the AMN1 gene encoding protein AMN1 homolog, with translation MSCRFGGAVRSLLELCIHCLTRNISKYAADIKSLPPNIKDKLIKSLSIQGWITDTNISMVLHPAVESLDLRDCDISDYALQQLCNCKYLKKVNVNVWKNNRLTITSKGAAALALSCPYLQEASFKRCCNLTDSGILALALNCPLLQIVNIGGCHNITDSSLQALGQNCKSLHSVDFSSTQVTDDGVIALVSGMCSNNLKEIHMEHCVNLTDIAVEAVLTHCPVIYILLFHGCPLVTDRSREALEQLVEPKKFKQVSWTVY, from the exons ATGAGCTGTCGCTTCGGAGGGGCGGTTCGTTCGCTCCTGGAGCT gTGCATTCATTGTTTAACAAGAAATATATCCAAATATGCTGCAGATATTAAGTCTTTGCCTCCCAACATCAAAGATAAGCTGATTAAATCATTGAGTATCCAAGGATGGATAACAGATACAAATATTAGCATG GTTCTTCACCCTGCAGTAGAATCACTGGATCTTCGAGACTGTGATATTTCAGACTATGCCTTGCAACAACTTTGTAACTGCAAGTATCTTAAAAAGGTGAATGTAAATGTTTGGAAAAACAACAGGCTGACCATAACTTCTAAAG GAGCTGCAGCACTGGCCTTATCATGCCCCTATCTGCAGGAAGCCTCCTTTAAGAGATGCTGCAACCTAACAGACAGTGGAATCCTTGCTCTTGCCCTCAACTGCCCCCTTTTACAAATAGTCAACATAGGAGGATGTCACAACATCACAGACTCATCCTTACAAGCCCTTGGACAGAACTGTAAATCCCTGCATAGTGTTGATTTCTCATCAACCCAA GTCACTGATGATGGCGTAATAGCACTTGTTAGTGGAATGTGTTCAAACAATTTAAAG GAGATCCATATGGAACATTGTGTTAATTTGACGGATATAGCTGTGGAAGCTGTCCTCACACATTGCCCTGTGATATATATTCTGTTGTTTCATGGATGCCCACTTGTAACAG